In Castanea sativa cultivar Marrone di Chiusa Pesio chromosome 6, ASM4071231v1, a single window of DNA contains:
- the LOC142640878 gene encoding E3 ubiquitin-protein ligase ATL41-like: MSFPGFTDDDHDNEMPQKFHRNTESDLNSKIMLTAIVSLSVVIVLVLALHIYARCVLRRQARQRFALRQLGLTVAHVRSNEPPKTGLDPLVIQSLPIFVFMQRDAEDGAASTVIECAVCLSMLEKEEIARLLPNCKHIFHAECIDKWLSSHSTCPICRTEAEPRVLPEPREGPAGLAAAAAAGAPNAPPMDRVNLGLSRMEGTSYGVTNSNSSEKVSGSSSRLNSFKRMLSKEKSSTRIHSCGEDDDTEDLERQ, from the coding sequence atgtccTTCCCCGGTTTCACTGATGATGATCATGACAATGAAATGCCCCAAAAATTTCATAGAAACACCGAGAGTGATTTAAATAGCAAGATCATGCTCACAGCTATTGTATCATTATCTGTTGTGATTGTGCTTGTTCTTGCGTTGCACATATATGCAAGGTGTGTTCTAAGGAGACAAGCTCGTCAGCGATTTGCTTTGCGTCAACTAGGCTTAACCGTGGCTCATGTTCGCTCTAACGAGCCACCCAAGACGGGTCTTGATCCATTGGTCATTCAGTCATTGCCCATATTTGTGTTCATGCAAAGGGATGCTGAGGATGGTGCTGCATCGACAGTAATAGAGTGCGCGGTCTGTTTAAGCATGTTGGAGAAGGAAGAGATAGCGAGGTTGCTTCCTAATTGTAAGCACATTTTCCATGCGGAGTGCATAGACAAGTGGTTGAGTTCACACTCCACGTGTCCTATTTGTCGAACTGAGGCTGAGCCGCGGGTTCTTCCCGAGCCCCGTGAGGGTCCGGCGGGTCTagcagctgctgctgctgctggtgCACCCAATGCTCCACCTATGGATCGTGTCAATTTGGGTTTGTCACGCATGGAAGGGACCTCATATGGTGTTACCAACTCTAACTCTTCGGAAAAGGTCAGTGGTTCAAGCTCAAGATTAAATTCGTTCAAAAGGATGCTTAGTAAGGAAAAATCATCAACAAGGATTCATTCTTGTGGTGAAGACGATGATACAGAAGATTTAGAGAGACAGTGA